A stretch of the Arthrobacter stackebrandtii genome encodes the following:
- a CDS encoding reverse transcriptase family protein, translating to MPDPCTAGAALRSAQLRTRTDSRVIGEAIAAMTAQPRARAAGRADPAVAPVTAASATLKRTPRPSPTAIAATLAQAFLSSPDWSKPALMESGAQVLGARRRWLGPLAAQVLRSHPRPPVDAPRELAALVLVSEPFVEALAKSVQQRKPIHLARYVLAAGAARDSQVRGAPRIDTVGALAARLGLGVGELDWFADPRHWNRRADARLQHYRYRWLVRPGRVPRLLEIPRPRLRFLQRAVLRELLHPLPLHDAAHGFVPGRSAVTGAAQHTGRAVVVNLDLASFFAHVTAGRVFGVLRQAGFTEAVAHQLTGLCTHVVPPRILVQMPPGGDPADRLALRQALSLPHLPQGAPTSPTLANLSLRRLDSRLAGLAEKFDGGYTRYADDLAFSGGRDMLRRADALVRAAGTIVEDEGHRLNRLKSRVRPAGTRQAVTSVVVNERTNLARDDFDRLKAIIHNCRVHGPESQNRDSVPEFRSHLLGRISWLSSLNPARGARLRQAFDLITW from the coding sequence TTGCCTGATCCATGCACCGCAGGTGCGGCACTGCGCTCCGCGCAGCTGCGCACCCGCACAGACAGCCGGGTCATCGGGGAAGCCATCGCAGCCATGACCGCTCAGCCTCGCGCCAGAGCAGCCGGGCGCGCCGATCCGGCTGTGGCCCCTGTTACCGCGGCGTCGGCAACCCTGAAGCGCACGCCCCGCCCCTCGCCAACCGCCATTGCCGCGACACTGGCACAGGCCTTCCTCAGTTCCCCTGACTGGTCCAAGCCGGCCCTCATGGAGTCCGGCGCCCAAGTTTTGGGCGCCCGGCGGCGTTGGCTGGGACCGCTGGCAGCCCAGGTTCTGCGGAGCCATCCCCGCCCACCCGTGGACGCCCCGCGCGAGCTGGCCGCGCTGGTACTGGTGAGCGAACCGTTTGTGGAGGCGCTCGCCAAGTCCGTGCAGCAACGCAAACCAATCCATTTGGCCCGCTACGTGCTGGCCGCCGGCGCGGCCCGCGACAGCCAGGTCCGCGGTGCCCCGCGGATCGACACCGTGGGCGCGTTGGCCGCGCGGCTCGGGCTGGGCGTCGGGGAGCTCGACTGGTTTGCCGACCCCCGGCACTGGAACAGGCGGGCCGATGCGCGCCTGCAGCACTACCGCTACCGGTGGCTGGTGCGCCCGGGCCGCGTGCCCCGGCTGTTGGAGATCCCCCGCCCACGGCTGCGCTTCCTGCAGCGTGCCGTGCTGCGGGAACTGCTCCACCCATTGCCGCTGCACGATGCCGCCCACGGTTTCGTGCCCGGCCGCAGTGCCGTCACAGGCGCCGCACAGCACACCGGGCGGGCCGTCGTGGTGAACCTTGACTTGGCTTCATTCTTCGCACATGTCACCGCAGGGCGCGTGTTTGGCGTACTCCGCCAGGCCGGGTTCACCGAGGCCGTGGCGCACCAGCTCACCGGCCTGTGCACGCATGTCGTGCCGCCGCGCATCCTGGTCCAGATGCCTCCCGGCGGCGACCCTGCCGACCGGCTGGCCCTGCGCCAGGCGCTCTCGCTCCCCCACCTTCCCCAGGGTGCACCCACCTCCCCCACCCTGGCGAACCTGTCACTGCGCCGGCTGGATTCCCGCCTTGCGGGCCTCGCTGAAAAGTTCGACGGCGGCTACACCAGGTACGCCGACGACCTCGCCTTTAGCGGCGGCCGGGACATGCTGCGCCGGGCAGACGCACTGGTCCGCGCGGCGGGCACGATTGTCGAAGATGAGGGCCACCGCCTCAACCGCCTGAAATCCCGGGTGCGTCCGGCGGGAACGCGCCAGGCCGTCACCTCGGTCGTGGTCAACGAACGCACCAACTTGGCCCGTGACGACTTTGACCGGCTCAAGGCAATCATCCACAACTGCCGCGTGCACGGGCCGGAGTCGCAGAACCGGGACTCCGTGCCCGAATTCCGCAGCCACCTGCTGGGCCGCATTTCCTGGCTTTCGTCGCTCAACCCGGCCCGGGGCGCAAGGCTGCGGCAGGCGTTTGACCTCATCACTTGGTGA
- a CDS encoding AAA family ATPase, producing MTTTSTASASALAASLAETGYLADEGLATIAYLAMAMERPLLLEGEPGTGKTAMAEAIAEAFGLPLIRLQCYEGIDAAQALYDWDFTAQILHLRSVEAGGGNPGTEELEKSLYDERFLLARPILKALQQSPAVLLIDEIDRADDEFEAFLLEVLSNYQVSIPEFGTVKAATPPIVVLTSNRTRDLHDALKRRCLYHWIDHPGLAREVQIVRTRLPQVPVLLAEQVVRAVQQIRATDDVMKPPGVAETLDWARALHLLGSAELDLESAAASIGALCKYREDTARVTATLARILG from the coding sequence ATGACGACGACGTCCACTGCCTCCGCGTCCGCCCTCGCGGCCAGCCTGGCCGAAACCGGCTACCTGGCCGACGAGGGGCTGGCCACCATCGCCTACCTCGCCATGGCCATGGAAAGGCCGCTGCTGCTGGAGGGCGAGCCCGGCACCGGCAAGACGGCCATGGCCGAAGCCATCGCCGAAGCGTTCGGCCTGCCGCTCATCCGGCTCCAGTGCTATGAAGGGATCGACGCCGCACAGGCACTCTACGACTGGGACTTCACCGCGCAAATACTGCACCTGCGCAGCGTTGAGGCCGGCGGCGGAAACCCTGGCACGGAAGAACTCGAGAAATCGCTCTACGACGAACGGTTCCTGCTGGCCCGGCCCATACTCAAGGCGCTGCAGCAAAGCCCGGCAGTGCTGCTGATCGACGAAATTGACCGGGCCGACGACGAATTTGAGGCCTTCCTGCTTGAAGTCCTCTCCAATTACCAGGTTTCCATTCCGGAATTTGGCACGGTCAAGGCTGCCACCCCTCCCATCGTGGTGCTCACCTCAAACCGCACCCGCGACCTCCATGACGCGTTGAAGCGCCGCTGCCTTTACCACTGGATCGACCATCCAGGACTGGCCCGCGAGGTGCAGATCGTGCGCACCCGGCTCCCCCAGGTTCCCGTGCTGCTGGCCGAGCAGGTGGTCCGGGCCGTGCAGCAGATCCGGGCCACGGACGATGTCATGAAGCCGCCCGGAGTGGCCGAAACCCTCGACTGGGCCAGGGCGCTGCACCTGCTCGGCAGCGCCGAACTCGACCTGGAATCGGCCGCCGCCAGCATCGGGGCCCTGTGCAAATACCGCGAAGACACCGCACGCGTCACGGCCACGCTGGCCAGGATCCTGGGCTGA
- a CDS encoding vWA domain-containing protein, which yields MAAAHPAATAHGGPATSGASAEEILLAFAAALRNAGVKVTADRSRSFVDAVAHLSMAHRADVFWAGRATLCAAPEDLETYQRTFESWFAPAHVPGGAPQGSPIPVKAASLDDDSGTGSDTDGEEALQAVASRRELLRHRDVATLDDADRELLHRMFADLPVALPTRQSRRRHTARHGSIDQVRTLREQLRRGGEPGPLKYGRAPRKPRRVVWLVDVSGSMAPYADSLLRLAHRVLQEAPSQVEVFTLGTRLTRVTAALKLPDPDDALAQAGRTVPDWQGGTRLGEVLRAFNDRWGQRAVARSAVVIVASDGWERGSSELLGRQAERLHHVARRVIWANPHRGKNGYEPVQQGIRAVLPHVDYFVGGHSLKSFEELLGVMGNA from the coding sequence ATGGCGGCGGCCCATCCGGCAGCGACGGCACATGGCGGACCGGCGACGTCCGGCGCCTCCGCCGAGGAGATCCTCCTGGCCTTCGCCGCTGCCCTCCGCAATGCCGGTGTCAAGGTCACTGCGGATCGGTCGCGCAGCTTTGTCGACGCCGTGGCGCACCTGTCCATGGCGCACCGTGCCGATGTGTTTTGGGCCGGCCGGGCAACGCTGTGCGCGGCCCCCGAGGACCTCGAAACCTACCAGCGGACCTTCGAGAGCTGGTTCGCGCCGGCGCATGTGCCGGGCGGAGCACCCCAGGGCTCGCCGATCCCCGTGAAGGCCGCCTCCCTGGACGACGACAGCGGAACAGGCTCCGACACGGACGGAGAGGAGGCCCTGCAGGCGGTGGCTAGCCGCCGCGAGCTGCTGCGCCACCGCGACGTGGCCACCCTCGATGATGCTGACCGGGAACTGCTGCACCGCATGTTCGCGGATCTTCCCGTTGCTCTGCCCACCCGCCAAAGCCGGCGCAGGCACACGGCCCGCCACGGCAGCATCGACCAGGTCCGCACCTTGCGCGAACAGCTTCGTCGGGGCGGCGAACCCGGCCCGCTGAAATATGGCAGGGCCCCCCGAAAACCCCGGAGGGTGGTGTGGCTGGTGGACGTCTCCGGTTCCATGGCGCCCTACGCGGACAGCCTGCTGCGCCTGGCCCACCGCGTCCTCCAGGAGGCGCCGTCGCAGGTGGAGGTGTTTACGCTCGGCACCCGCCTGACACGGGTCACCGCCGCACTCAAACTGCCCGACCCCGACGACGCCCTGGCCCAGGCCGGGCGCACCGTGCCGGACTGGCAGGGAGGCACCCGGCTCGGCGAGGTCCTGCGGGCGTTCAACGACAGGTGGGGGCAGCGCGCGGTGGCGAGGTCCGCCGTCGTGATTGTGGCCAGTGACGGCTGGGAGCGCGGGAGTTCCGAACTGCTGGGCCGGCAGGCGGAGCGGCTGCACCATGTGGCCCGGCGCGTCATCTGGGCCAACCCGCACCGGGGTAAAAACGGCTATGAACCCGTGCAGCAGGGAATCAGGGCCGTCCTGCCGCACGTTGATTACTTTGTAGGGGGCCACTCATTGAAGAGCTTCGAGGAGTTGTTGGGCGTGATGGGCAATGCGTGA
- a CDS encoding XdhC family protein: MREVLKDLVEAVEAGHTVGLGTVVRTFRSAPRPAGASMMVDAGGLAVGSVSGGCVEGALYELATEVAADGTPVLQRYGISDDDAFEVGLTCGGIIDVFVEAVSRETFPELAHVAAEVAADRPVAVVTVIEHPDRAWLGRHLVVHPDGFEGTLGSERADHAVSDDAMGLLAAGRNTTLMYGPDGERRGDGMRVFVASFAPQPRMLVFGAIDFAAAVARQGSFLGYRVTVCDARAVFATKARFPVADEVVVEWPHRYLQAQIDAGLIDARTVICVLTHDPKFDVPLLEVALRHDVAYVGAMGSRKTHDDRLDRLREAGLAGVELERLSSPIGLDLGSRTPEETAVSIAAEIIALRWGGAGGRLSLMDTRIHHVPVADAEHEGA, encoded by the coding sequence ATGCGTGAAGTGTTGAAGGATTTGGTGGAGGCCGTGGAAGCCGGGCACACGGTGGGGCTGGGGACGGTGGTGCGCACCTTCCGCTCGGCGCCGCGGCCGGCGGGCGCCTCCATGATGGTCGACGCCGGCGGGCTGGCTGTGGGGTCCGTGTCCGGCGGGTGTGTGGAGGGCGCCCTGTACGAGCTCGCCACCGAGGTCGCGGCGGACGGGACGCCGGTGCTGCAGCGCTACGGCATCAGCGACGACGACGCCTTCGAGGTGGGGCTGACGTGCGGGGGCATCATCGACGTCTTCGTCGAGGCTGTTTCCAGGGAGACGTTTCCGGAGCTGGCCCATGTGGCCGCGGAGGTGGCTGCGGACCGGCCCGTGGCCGTGGTGACGGTGATCGAGCACCCCGACCGGGCTTGGCTGGGCCGGCACCTGGTGGTGCACCCTGACGGCTTCGAGGGAACGCTCGGTTCCGAGCGCGCCGACCATGCCGTCAGCGACGACGCCATGGGGCTGCTGGCCGCGGGCCGCAATACGACGCTCATGTACGGCCCGGACGGCGAACGGCGCGGGGACGGCATGCGCGTGTTTGTGGCCAGTTTTGCCCCGCAGCCGCGCATGCTTGTTTTTGGTGCGATCGACTTCGCCGCCGCCGTGGCCAGGCAGGGCAGCTTCCTGGGCTACCGCGTGACGGTGTGCGACGCCCGCGCCGTGTTCGCCACGAAGGCCCGCTTCCCCGTGGCCGACGAGGTGGTGGTGGAATGGCCGCACCGCTACCTGCAGGCGCAGATCGACGCCGGGCTCATCGACGCCCGCACCGTGATCTGCGTGCTCACGCACGACCCCAAGTTCGACGTGCCCCTCCTGGAGGTGGCGCTGCGCCACGACGTCGCGTATGTGGGCGCCATGGGCTCGCGCAAGACCCACGACGACCGCCTGGACCGGCTGCGCGAGGCGGGCCTGGCCGGCGTCGAACTTGAAAGGCTCTCCAGCCCCATCGGCCTGGACCTGGGCTCGCGCACTCCGGAGGAGACGGCCGTCTCCATCGCGGCGGAGATCATTGCCCTGCGCTGGGGCGGTGCCGGCGGGCGGCTGAGCCTCATGGACACGCGCATCCACCACGTGCCCGTGGCCGATGCCGAGCACGAGGGTGCGTGA
- a CDS encoding (2Fe-2S)-binding protein — translation MASSKSIHVEVDGVSYEDDVEPRLLLVQYLRERLGKTGTLIGCDTTNCGACTVHLDGESVKSCTMFAVQADGRKVTTIEGMAQDGRLAPMQEAFHQCHALQCGFCTPGMIMQSASLLKENPNPTETEIREGLEGNLCRCTGYQNIVAAVKSVADGVAYGDSGVSVAESLVEDAESAGVS, via the coding sequence ATGGCGAGTTCCAAATCCATCCACGTCGAGGTTGACGGCGTCAGCTACGAGGACGACGTCGAACCCCGGCTTTTGCTGGTCCAGTACCTTCGCGAACGGCTGGGAAAGACCGGGACGCTGATTGGCTGCGACACCACCAACTGCGGAGCCTGCACCGTGCACCTGGACGGTGAGAGCGTGAAGTCCTGCACCATGTTTGCCGTGCAGGCCGACGGCCGAAAGGTCACCACCATCGAGGGCATGGCACAGGACGGCCGGCTGGCCCCGATGCAGGAGGCGTTCCACCAGTGCCACGCGCTGCAGTGCGGCTTCTGCACCCCGGGCATGATCATGCAGTCGGCGTCCCTGCTGAAGGAGAACCCGAACCCCACCGAGACCGAGATCCGGGAAGGGCTGGAGGGCAACCTCTGCCGCTGCACCGGGTACCAGAACATCGTGGCCGCAGTAAAGAGCGTGGCGGACGGCGTGGCATACGGCGACTCCGGCGTCTCGGTGGCCGAATCCCTCGTTGAAGATGCAGAATCGGCAGGTGTGTCATGA
- a CDS encoding xanthine dehydrogenase family protein molybdopterin-binding subunit, whose product MTATATPKPEIGTARLRKEDAHLITGRSRFTDNMVLPGMLHLAMVRSPFAHAKITSVDVAAAKASPGVLDVLTGADVAQEQGSLPNAWPITPDQKAPAHPSVAVDEVAFSGEIVAVIIARSVAAARDAVELVDVDYEELPVVMDLEEAYTDKVLAHTSLDSNKSATWVFDSAQAGTGTDVDAELAASDVVVERTLYQQRLIPAFMEPRSTVVDPTGQQITMWSATQIPHILRLMLALTLGIPEGKLRVVAPDVGGGFGGKLQVTPEEVITLLAARRMGKPVKYTETRSESLQAAHHGRAQVQRLKIGATKDGIVTGLHVDLLADMGAYLGLVTSGVPILGAFMYNSIYKFPSYRFECHNIFTNKAWTDAYRGAGRPEATFAIERMMDELAVELDMDPLELREKNWIKHEEFPFATVAGLEYDTGNYEAATEKAVELFDYDGFRAEQKRRRDAGDTVQLGIGISTFTEMCGLAPSRVLGSLSYGAGGWEHAQVRMLPTGNVEVVTGSSAHGQGHETAWSQLVADRLGVPFENVEVLHGDTQVSQRGLDTYGSRSLSVGGMAVLAAADKVIEKAKVIAAHLMEANEDDLEFAHGAFTVKGTDQSTAIGEVALAVFAAHNMPDGVEPNLDSEATFDPVNFSYPHGTHLAAMEVDTETGEARILKYVCVDDVGVVVNPMLVEGQVHGGLAQGIAQALYEEAVYDDAGTLVSGSFVDYLVPSAPDLPHYITARTETPATSNQLGAKGVGEAGTIASTPAIVNGVLDAIRHLGVTDIKMPCTPSRVWHALQEAKTTGGVQ is encoded by the coding sequence ATGACCGCCACGGCAACCCCGAAACCGGAAATTGGCACGGCCAGGCTGCGCAAGGAAGACGCCCACCTGATCACGGGCCGCTCCCGCTTCACCGACAACATGGTGCTGCCGGGCATGCTGCACCTGGCCATGGTGCGCAGCCCGTTCGCCCACGCAAAGATCACCTCCGTTGACGTTGCCGCGGCCAAGGCCTCCCCCGGCGTCCTCGACGTCCTGACCGGCGCCGACGTGGCGCAAGAGCAGGGCTCACTGCCCAACGCCTGGCCCATCACCCCGGACCAAAAAGCACCCGCCCACCCGTCGGTCGCCGTGGACGAGGTGGCCTTCTCCGGGGAAATCGTGGCCGTGATCATCGCCCGCAGCGTGGCCGCCGCCCGTGACGCCGTCGAGCTTGTCGACGTGGACTACGAAGAGCTGCCGGTGGTCATGGACCTCGAGGAGGCCTACACGGACAAGGTCCTGGCCCACACCTCGCTGGACTCCAACAAGTCCGCCACCTGGGTGTTTGATTCGGCCCAGGCCGGCACGGGCACCGACGTTGACGCCGAACTGGCCGCCTCCGACGTGGTGGTGGAGCGGACCCTGTACCAGCAGCGGCTGATCCCGGCATTCATGGAGCCCCGCTCCACCGTGGTGGACCCCACCGGCCAGCAGATCACCATGTGGAGCGCCACGCAGATCCCGCACATCCTGCGGCTCATGCTGGCCCTGACGCTGGGCATCCCCGAAGGCAAGCTGCGCGTCGTCGCCCCTGACGTGGGAGGCGGTTTCGGCGGCAAGCTGCAGGTCACGCCCGAGGAAGTCATCACCCTGCTGGCGGCCCGGCGCATGGGCAAGCCGGTCAAGTACACCGAGACCCGCAGCGAATCCCTGCAGGCCGCCCACCACGGCAGGGCACAGGTCCAGCGGCTGAAGATCGGCGCCACGAAGGACGGCATCGTCACCGGCCTGCACGTGGACCTGCTGGCAGACATGGGCGCCTACCTGGGCCTGGTCACCTCCGGCGTCCCCATCCTGGGCGCGTTCATGTACAACTCCATCTACAAGTTCCCGTCCTACCGCTTTGAGTGCCACAACATCTTCACCAACAAGGCGTGGACGGACGCCTACCGCGGCGCCGGCCGGCCCGAAGCCACCTTTGCCATCGAGCGGATGATGGACGAGCTGGCCGTGGAGCTGGACATGGACCCCCTCGAACTGCGCGAGAAGAACTGGATCAAGCACGAGGAGTTCCCCTTCGCCACGGTGGCCGGGCTGGAATACGACACCGGCAACTACGAGGCCGCCACGGAGAAGGCCGTGGAACTCTTCGACTACGACGGCTTCCGGGCGGAGCAAAAGCGCCGCCGCGACGCCGGCGACACCGTGCAGCTGGGCATCGGCATCTCCACGTTCACGGAGATGTGCGGGCTGGCCCCGTCCCGCGTGCTCGGCTCGCTGAGCTACGGCGCCGGCGGCTGGGAACACGCCCAGGTGCGGATGCTGCCCACCGGAAACGTCGAAGTGGTCACCGGTTCCTCGGCGCACGGGCAGGGCCACGAAACCGCGTGGAGCCAGCTCGTTGCGGACCGGCTCGGCGTGCCGTTTGAGAATGTGGAGGTGCTGCACGGCGACACCCAGGTGTCCCAGCGCGGCCTCGACACCTACGGCTCCCGGTCCCTCTCCGTGGGCGGCATGGCGGTGCTGGCCGCGGCCGACAAGGTCATCGAGAAGGCCAAGGTCATTGCCGCGCACCTGATGGAGGCCAACGAGGACGACCTCGAGTTTGCCCACGGCGCCTTCACCGTCAAGGGCACGGACCAGTCCACGGCCATCGGCGAGGTTGCCCTCGCCGTGTTCGCGGCACACAACATGCCCGACGGAGTGGAGCCCAACCTGGATTCCGAGGCCACCTTCGACCCCGTCAACTTCTCCTACCCGCACGGCACCCACCTGGCGGCCATGGAGGTGGACACCGAAACCGGCGAGGCCCGCATCCTCAAGTACGTGTGCGTGGACGATGTCGGGGTGGTGGTCAACCCCATGCTCGTGGAGGGGCAGGTGCACGGCGGCCTGGCCCAGGGCATCGCCCAGGCACTCTACGAGGAAGCCGTCTACGACGACGCCGGGACCCTCGTCTCGGGATCGTTCGTGGACTACCTCGTCCCGAGCGCACCGGACCTGCCTCACTACATCACGGCCCGCACGGAGACCCCGGCAACCAGCAACCAGCTGGGTGCGAAGGGCGTGGGCGAGGCCGGCACCATCGCCTCCACCCCCGCGATCGTCAACGGGGTGTTGGACGCCATCCGCCACCTCGGCGTGACGGACATCAAGATGCCGTGCACGCCCTCGCGTGTGTGGCATGCCCTGCAGGAAGCCAAGACCACCGGAGGTGTGCAGTGA
- a CDS encoding FAD binding domain-containing protein, with protein sequence MIPSAFDYAAPTTVEEALSLLAGADASGDDVKLLAGGQSLIPVMKLRMADPSLVVDLGRVAGLSGITDDGGSLTIGAMTPHHTVATDSLVMAHAPLLAQAAQTVADPQVRHRGTIGGALVHADPAGDMPAPVLALDATFNITGTNGTRSVAAADFFQGYFTTAVEEGEILTSITVPKYTGWGSHYEKFTRVAQQWSIVAVAAAIRVEGGTIAEARLGLTNMSSVPLRAASTEAALAGCELREDAIAAACAHAADGTEPASDLNGDAAYRRHLATVMARRAVLAAVGLHGLKG encoded by the coding sequence GTGATCCCCAGCGCATTTGACTATGCCGCGCCAACCACGGTCGAGGAGGCGCTGTCCCTGCTCGCCGGCGCCGACGCATCAGGTGACGACGTCAAGCTGCTCGCCGGCGGCCAGAGCCTGATCCCGGTCATGAAGCTGCGTATGGCCGACCCCTCCCTGGTGGTTGACCTGGGCAGGGTTGCCGGCCTTTCCGGCATCACGGACGACGGCGGATCCCTCACCATTGGTGCCATGACCCCGCACCACACGGTGGCCACGGACTCACTGGTGATGGCCCACGCGCCATTGCTCGCGCAGGCGGCGCAGACGGTGGCGGACCCACAGGTGCGCCACCGCGGCACCATTGGCGGGGCACTTGTCCACGCCGACCCGGCCGGCGACATGCCCGCCCCGGTGCTGGCGCTGGACGCCACGTTCAACATCACCGGAACTAACGGCACACGCTCCGTGGCCGCCGCCGACTTCTTCCAGGGCTACTTCACCACGGCCGTGGAGGAGGGCGAGATCCTCACCAGCATCACGGTTCCGAAGTACACCGGGTGGGGCTCCCACTATGAGAAGTTCACGCGGGTCGCCCAGCAGTGGTCCATCGTGGCCGTGGCTGCCGCCATCAGGGTGGAAGGCGGCACAATCGCCGAGGCCCGGCTGGGGCTGACCAACATGTCCAGCGTGCCGCTGCGGGCAGCATCCACTGAGGCCGCGCTAGCCGGCTGCGAGCTGCGGGAGGATGCCATTGCGGCAGCCTGCGCGCATGCCGCGGATGGCACCGAGCCCGCCAGCGACCTCAACGGCGACGCCGCCTACCGGCGCCACCTCGCAACGGTGATGGCCCGGCGCGCGGTGCTGGCCGCCGTCGGACTTCACGGGCTGAAGGGGTAG
- a CDS encoding SRPBCC family protein: MELKHHFTVPTPLEDTWHSFNQLEEIAPCFPGATLTGVEGDTFTGTVKVKLGPIAMMYAGTGQFLSRDEASHTVVIEAQGKDKRGNGTAGATVTAVLSAAGSGTQVDVSTDMNVTGKPAQFGRGVIQDISDKLLEQFVQCVIKKAEEPEAAVEAPAGSVPPPVAAAPAPVTAATPGTPAPPAPPQGSSEPRHAAPPPPHPGPPAAAAELDLGSAILPVLAKRFAPLLAAAAVLVLVVACCRRRRK; this comes from the coding sequence ATGGAACTCAAGCACCACTTCACCGTGCCCACACCGCTGGAGGACACGTGGCACTCCTTCAACCAGCTGGAGGAGATTGCCCCGTGCTTTCCCGGCGCCACGCTGACCGGCGTGGAGGGCGACACCTTCACCGGCACGGTCAAGGTCAAGCTGGGGCCGATCGCCATGATGTATGCCGGGACCGGGCAGTTTCTGAGCCGCGACGAGGCGTCGCACACCGTGGTGATTGAGGCGCAGGGCAAGGACAAGCGCGGCAACGGCACGGCCGGTGCCACCGTGACGGCGGTGCTGTCGGCGGCCGGCAGCGGAACGCAGGTGGACGTGTCCACCGACATGAACGTCACGGGCAAGCCGGCACAGTTTGGCCGGGGCGTCATCCAGGACATCTCGGACAAGCTCCTGGAACAGTTTGTGCAGTGCGTCATCAAGAAGGCGGAGGAGCCGGAGGCGGCGGTGGAGGCGCCGGCCGGTTCCGTGCCGCCGCCGGTCGCCGCGGCCCCCGCGCCTGTCACCGCTGCCACGCCGGGCACGCCGGCGCCACCCGCCCCGCCGCAGGGCAGCAGTGAACCCAGGCACGCCGCTCCCCCGCCGCCCCATCCCGGGCCGCCCGCCGCTGCCGCCGAACTGGACTTGGGTTCGGCGATCCTTCCGGTGCTGGCCAAGCGGTTTGCCCCGCTGCTGGCTGCGGCAGCCGTTCTGGTGCTCGTCGTGGCCTGTTGCCGCAGAAGGCGCAAGTAG
- a CDS encoding FBP domain-containing protein, translated as MTEKQIRASFTNASMRERNNLTLPEDFESTRWEDLDFIGWRDRKYPGIGYVIAWVDGTASGLLFRHVEGRIRSRAQCAWCEDVTLPNDVVYFTAKRPGAAGRNGNTVATLMCANFECSTNVRRPAPPAYVGFDVDAARRERIASLQSQVHDFMARMHAETD; from the coding sequence ATGACCGAAAAACAAATTCGCGCCTCCTTCACCAACGCATCGATGAGGGAGCGCAACAACCTGACCCTGCCGGAGGACTTTGAGTCCACCCGGTGGGAGGACCTTGACTTCATCGGCTGGCGCGACCGCAAGTACCCCGGCATTGGCTACGTCATTGCCTGGGTTGACGGGACTGCCTCCGGACTGTTGTTCCGGCACGTCGAAGGCCGGATTCGTTCCCGGGCCCAATGCGCCTGGTGCGAGGACGTCACCCTGCCCAACGACGTCGTTTATTTCACCGCCAAACGACCCGGTGCCGCCGGCCGCAACGGCAACACGGTGGCCACCCTCATGTGCGCCAACTTTGAATGCTCCACCAATGTCCGGCGGCCCGCGCCGCCGGCGTATGTTGGATTCGATGTTGACGCGGCGCGCCGGGAACGCATTGCCTCGTTGCAGTCCCAGGTCCATGACTTCATGGCAAGGATGCATGCCGAAACGGATTAG
- a CDS encoding RidA family protein: MPVQYLSPSALVPDAPYHHVAVGTGTRQVHVAGQVAHMSDGRDVPPGLAAQVAQALRNVAQGLAAAGAGFKDVVRLTFYVTDWSPDQMEGFMAGVEMAAADTNLTLPMPPASLIGVAQLFEPGLRVEIEATALLD; encoded by the coding sequence ATGCCAGTTCAGTATTTGAGTCCATCCGCCTTGGTTCCGGATGCGCCGTACCACCATGTCGCCGTCGGAACGGGCACCAGGCAGGTCCACGTTGCCGGCCAGGTTGCCCACATGTCGGATGGCCGGGACGTTCCGCCGGGGCTTGCTGCACAAGTTGCCCAGGCGCTGCGAAATGTTGCCCAAGGGCTTGCAGCGGCCGGCGCCGGATTCAAGGATGTGGTGAGACTGACGTTTTATGTCACGGACTGGAGCCCGGACCAGATGGAGGGGTTCATGGCGGGGGTGGAAATGGCTGCGGCTGACACGAACTTGACGCTGCCCATGCCGCCGGCGTCCCTGATAGGAGTTGCGCAATTGTTTGAGCCGGGCCTTCGCGTGGAAATTGAGGCCACGGCCCTGCTGGATTGA
- a CDS encoding winged helix-turn-helix transcriptional regulator — protein sequence MEVTATKPGSPGETPAEVMTISMAHRELLDQVLDKWSLQVLAELCTAPQRFNELRRAIPAVSQKSLTNTLRRLERNGVVERLVISSRPVAVEYRITPLGKTMRDPIDRLLEWAAQHMMDIERARDRFEGLDPGR from the coding sequence ATGGAAGTCACTGCAACGAAACCTGGTTCCCCCGGGGAGACCCCCGCAGAGGTCATGACGATCTCCATGGCACACAGGGAGCTGCTTGATCAAGTACTGGACAAGTGGTCCCTGCAGGTCCTCGCGGAGCTGTGCACGGCCCCGCAGCGGTTCAATGAACTGCGCCGCGCCATTCCGGCAGTCAGCCAAAAGTCACTGACGAACACGTTGCGGCGGCTGGAGCGCAACGGCGTGGTTGAGCGGCTGGTCATCTCGTCGCGCCCCGTGGCCGTGGAGTACCGCATCACTCCGCTGGGCAAGACCATGCGGGACCCCATTGACAGGCTTCTTGAATGGGCGGCACAGCACATGATGGACATTGAAAGGGCTCGGGACCGGTTTGAGGGACTCGATCCCGGGCGCTGA